Proteins from a genomic interval of Candidatus Eisenbacteria bacterium:
- a CDS encoding KH domain-containing protein, which translates to MKEMIEYIARRLVDRPEEVDVQEVAGEKTTVYELRVGDGDLGKIIGKHGRTIRAIRTLLAAAATKENKRAVLEILE; encoded by the coding sequence ATGAAGGAGATGATCGAATACATCGCGAGGCGCTTGGTCGATCGGCCCGAGGAGGTCGACGTCCAGGAGGTCGCGGGGGAGAAGACGACCGTCTACGAACTCCGAGTCGGGGACGGGGATCTGGGCAAGATCATCGGAAAGCACGGGCGGACGATCCGCGCGATTCGAACGCTCCTGGCTGCGGCCGCGACAAAGGAAAACAAGAGGGCGGTTCTCGAGATTCTGGAGTAG
- the rpsP gene encoding 30S ribosomal protein S16, which translates to MSVVIRLQRAGGRNKPSYRIVAADSRFARDGRFIEKVGYYNPLKDPAELSMEVPRIHDWVSKGARLSETVELLLRRFEERQRSQDRPDSGS; encoded by the coding sequence GTGTCGGTTGTGATTCGCCTGCAACGGGCGGGGGGAAGGAACAAGCCGAGCTATCGGATCGTGGCGGCGGACTCGAGATTCGCCCGCGACGGACGCTTCATCGAGAAGGTCGGCTACTACAATCCACTGAAGGATCCGGCGGAGCTCAGCATGGAGGTCCCCAGGATCCACGATTGGGTCTCGAAGGGCGCGAGGCTGTCCGAGACCGTGGAGTTGCTGCTCAGGCGCTTCGAGGAGCGCCAGCGGTCGCAGGATCGCCCGGATTCAGGCTCGTAG